AGGATAACGGATCCCGCAGGAGAAAGCAGGGGATCCTGACCTCGGCGGTAATTCCGTCATGGGctgcaaagccccaagggtcacTTTGCTCTGGAAGTGAAGTTGCGCGGCGATTGGGGTCCCGTgccagagctgctgctggcaggggcttTAGACAGAGAGAAACAAGTCGCTACCACTTGGTATCTACAGTTCTGGACGGGGCCGCCCGCCAGGCTCCAGGGTAGCAAAGCTCGGGGGCTCTGCTCTGGACGCCAGTGACCATGCGCCGCTCTCTGATCAGTCTGCCTAAAGAGTCAGCCACCTGAGCCCTTGTGGCCCAACTCAACGCCACGGACCCAGACAAGGTCACATCACCTGGGTGGTAGTGTAGCCTAATTGATAATCCTGCAGCCTAGGATCTAAaggagctgggttctgtttcctGCTTGGCTAGTGAGTGATCCTGGACAAGTTAGTTCAGCTCCTTGTATctcatttggggggagggatagctcagtggtttgagcattggccttctaaacccagggttgtgagttcagtccttgagagggcccatttagagatctggggcaaaagtctgtctggggtttggtcctgctttgagcaagaggttggactagatgacctcctgaggtcccttccaaccctgatattctattattcacTCCGTGGCCACGTTCACCATGCATCTCAAAGCAGGGAGGACACACTGCTAGGCAGGCTGGATTCGAAACTGGTAGATGTTAGGAATTTGACATCAGAGCAAAACATGGGGATTGCCTCCCATGAAGTGGGGCTGCAGCGTTAATGCAGAATGTCAGTGGTACCAGCCCGGGGATCAGACTGACCCTGGTGCTGGGCTCCATCTCCGAGAGCGCCGAGCCTGGGGGCTGTGGCAGCGCTCAACAACGCCAAAGATCGGGATTAGGGTGCATCGCTGAGCACCTGCCCTTCAGATTGAGATCCCCCTTGAGAAACCAGTTCTCCTTGGTCACTGAAGCTCCCCTGTCTCTAGTGAGGCGTGTTCCGGCATACGCAATCACAGTCACTATTGCTGCCGAAAGAGCTTTGGCGAGAAACCTTGCCTCTGTGAACCACAATCTGCCCGCCTTCCTGGAATCTGCCTCCGAGGTGCTTGTGAAGGAGAACGCGGCCCCGGCGCCCTGGGGTTCCCGGCGTCAGTGTCGGACCCAGACTCAGGCCAGAACTCGCTCAGTTCTAACTCCCGGGTGTACACCCAGCCACAGGAAGCGCCCATCTGCTCGAACGTCTCCATCAACTCCCTGACCGCCAGCATCCACCCCCTCCGCTCCTTTGACCGCGAACAAACGCAAACTCTCCAACTCCAGGTGTAGGACAGAGACCTGGGAGACCCGTCTCTGCAGCAGCGCCTCTGTTCGCCTCTCCCTTCTGGACTTCACTGACAACCCCGCCCTTTGATTTCCGCGGGTCAAGTCAGCAAACTCTTCCTCCTTCTGGCGACGCCGCTCATCTGGTGATCAAGGTGACGGCTGGGGCTCAGATTCGGGCCCAAACGCCTGGCTTTCTTCTCAAGGGATCAGCGCCCCAAATCCTAGCCCGTTTGTGGTATCACCTTACAGCTGGGAGATTAGAACCGCCCACGCAGTTCACGGAGATATTTTGCCCCCAAATCTTATAATCTTTGACCCTTCTCTGTCAGCCTCGCTGACCCTTATGGTCTCCATAGAAGACAATTCTATTGACGCCTTCCCTgaatgtaaagcattttccacagCCAAAGAGAACGAGTCCCACTGGACCCTGTGTCTGATTCTATCCTTGGCGATCTCAGTCATCGCCTTTGCCTCCTTCCTTGTCCTGCTctccaggtgctgcagagacagTGCTTGTGATTATAGCTGTTGGGGAGGGAGCTGCTCCTGTCTAGTCCAGTAGGCGGCAGGAGGAAGTCAGACACTCCAATGGAATTCTCCGCATACAACTTGGCGCTGAAGAGCCTATTACATTTATTGACATAGGGGGAAATGCCCACATGCCCCAGACTCACTACTACGGATCCTTTGTTTCTTCAGCCTCCAGGAGTAACAGCTTCATGTTGTTGAAACCTTTCAATATATCTCCAGCGTGGGACATTTCCAACCCAACCTGCCTGTCAACAGCCGTGAGCCTGACCAAAAAGGTGAGAAGCACTTCTGATCGAGGTGAGGGTGGCCGAACCCCTCAACTGCAGAGAGAAATGATAGGACTCCTGGGGCATATGGATCAGAGCGTGTAGATGAGCCTAGCTCCCAACCGGAGATTAAAGGAGAACAGTAAAAAACCATTATAACCTCTTTCCGTACTTTCCAGCTGCATCCTTTACAAGGGTTTAGCAGAATACTCTGTGCGCGATCTTCACATAGCGTTTAAACGAGCTGAGAATGGTCGCAAGTGAGCGGAATAACGTTTAATTTGGTAATAAGTTATATCACCAATGTTAGTGTTCGCTTGTTTATTTACCGGTTTGCACGAAATGTGCCGTTCCCCAGATTGTGAATGGTAAATCTGGCCTCTGGAACAAACGGATACCCGTGACTAAGGTAAAACGCTCGGTGAGTGATTACTTACAGTTCAGTTCATCGGCTGCCGAGTGCAATTGTTGGCTGTTGGGAAATTGCTTCCTATCGCTGTTAGCCATGCTGGCCCTTTAACCGTTCCCCGTCACTGCCTGTAAGCTGAGTGTGGCTGATTTTCTTCCACGAATCAGATGTTGCCGTTGCGGTGGTGATCgagtcccaccccttcctccgGGCCAGACGAAGCGCTGCTTGTTGCTGCTCTGCCGGGAAACTAGGCAGGGACGCTGGCTCTGCGCCGCTCTGCTCGCCAGTGGGGGGTCTGAAACCcgccgcctgccgctgctctcaCCCAGTGGCCTCGGCTGTGCTGGAGCAAAGAGAGCTCCGGGAAAGGCAGGGCGGGTTCCCCCGGTTTGGGCTGCGCCATGGGCTCAGCGGTGGAGAGCAGGGGGTTCCTGCAGTGGCAAGTAGGCGCTTTGCTTCTGGTTTCCTTCCCGCTGCGGGGTGGCGGGCAGGCGGCACATATCCGTTACTCCATCCCGGAGGAGTTGGCCCCAGGATCCTTTGTTGGGGATGTGGCTAGGGACCTGGGTCTGGATGCTGCCCGGGTGGCCTCCCGACAGCTGCAGATCCTGCCCGGCTCGGCTCAGAGGCACTTCAGAGCAGAGGCGCAGAGCGGTGTCTTGGTGGTGGAGGAACGGATAGACCGAGAACGGCTCTGCGGCTCTACTCCGGGCTGTCTGCTGTACCTGGAGATCTTGCTGGCCAACCCGCTGGCCTCCCACCGCGTGGAAGTGGAAGTTCTGGATGTGAACGACAACTCTCCGGCGTTCCTTACTAGCCTCACCCGCTTGGAGATTGCCGAGTCCGCAGCGCCAGGCGCGCGGTTCCCTCTGGAGCCTGCAGAAGATTTGGACTTTGGAACCAACTCCGTCAGCACCTACCGGCTGAGCCCTCCTGGATGTTTCACCTTGAGTGTGAAGAATCGTAAAGACGGCAGCAAACACCCCGAGCTGGTTCTGGAGAAGGCGCTAGACcgggagcagcaggagcaacaTCGACTGGTGCTCACAGCACTGGATGGTGGGCTTCCTGCTAAATCCGGAACTGCTGAGATTGTAGTCTCAGTTATTGACGCCAACGACAACCCGCCCGTCTTTGATCAGCCCATGTACAAAGTAACCTTGCTGGAAAATGCGCCGGAGGGGACTATGGTGATTAAATTAAATGCCACCGACCAGGACGAGGGGACGAATGGAGAGATCACCTATTCCTTCAGCAGCCACACTCGCCAGAAAATCCGGCGGTTGTTCAGCCTTCAGGAAAGGAGCGGAGAGGTAAGAGTCCTCGGAA
The DNA window shown above is from Gopherus flavomarginatus isolate rGopFla2 chromosome 7, rGopFla2.mat.asm, whole genome shotgun sequence and carries:
- the LOC127055754 gene encoding protocadherin gamma-C5-like isoform X23, producing the protein MGSAVESRGFLQWQVGALLLVSFPLRGGGQAAHIRYSIPEELAPGSFVGDVARDLGLDAARVASRQLQILPGSAQRHFRAEAQSGVLVVEERIDRERLCGSTPGCLLYLEILLANPLASHRVEVEVLDVNDNSPAFLTSLTRLEIAESAAPGARFPLEPAEDLDFGTNSVSTYRLSPPGCFTLSVKNRKDGSKHPELVLEKALDREQQEQHRLVLTALDGGLPAKSGTAEIVVSVIDANDNPPVFDQPMYKVTLLENAPEGTMVIKLNATDQDEGTNGEITYSFSSHTRQKIRRLFSLQERSGEQTQPNPDWRFSQAQRPGTSGSQNGEEGGAWPNNQFDTEMLQAMILASANEAADGNSTLGGGAGTMGLSTRYGPQFTLQHVPDYRQNVYIPGSTATLSNSSGKRDGKSSGSSGGNKKKSGKKEKK